In the Wyeomyia smithii strain HCP4-BCI-WySm-NY-G18 chromosome 2, ASM2978416v1, whole genome shotgun sequence genome, one interval contains:
- the LOC129725408 gene encoding uncharacterized protein LOC129725408, with product MADTYIGLKAEVKRIGLVINASKTKYMKGRGSREDNANLPPRVQIGGDEIEVVDELVYLGSLVTADNDTSREIQRHIMVGNRAYFALRRTLRSSRIRRRTKLTIYKTLIRPVVLYGHESWTMIVEDQRALAVFERKVLRTIFGGLQMENGVWRRRMNHELQELLGKPSIVHTARIDGS from the exons atggcggatacgtacatcggactaaaggctgaagtcaaacggattggactggtcatcaatgcatcgaagacgaagtacatgaaaggaaggggttcacgagaagacaatgctaacctcccacctcgagttcaaattggtggtgatgaaatcgaggtggttgatgagctcgtgtatctgggctcactggtaactgccgacaacgataccagcagagaaattcaacggcacATTATGGtgggaaatcgtgcatactttgctctccggaggacgctccgatcgagtagaattcgtcgccgcaccaagttaaccatctacaagacgctgatcagaccggtagtcctctacgggcatgagtcATGGACTATgattgtggaggaccaacgcgcccttgcggtcttcgagcggaaggtgttgcgtaccatcttcggtggactgcagatggaaaacggagtgtggagaaggcgaatgaaccacgaactgcaggagctgcttgggaagccatctatcgtccacaccgctaggATAg atggttcttga